In Diadema setosum chromosome 19, eeDiaSeto1, whole genome shotgun sequence, a genomic segment contains:
- the LOC140242444 gene encoding uncharacterized protein, translating into MMFGYIGKAAATFGLIKHGYWNYSEFLSAIRCLHSVSAKQSLISIRKPPYLSEPREKKLPTWCQQQVRDMTSESSGPSPWKLEFYRYFNELRPRICYSDQYGLDSNALYNSYFYSIINDFLILQCNVDTHDQDALSPNIYPFMVRAEYALNQAPRYSDDHLAALAVSKMDMFSVTCMVGVFTFGGRPMANIVGRCVHNFYDRNVSISPVQIPDAVRRQFMKIMVPFDFDIKELHKLLDCWQQEK; encoded by the coding sequence ATGATGTTTGGTTACATTGGGAAAGCTGCTGCAACATTTGGACTGATTAAGCATGGGTATTGGAATTACAGCGAGTTCCTTTCAGCAATCCGTTGCCTTCACTCAGTCAGTGCCAAACAATCCCTGATCAGCATCAGGAAGCCACCCTACCTGAGTGAGCCTCGGGAAAAGAAGCTTCCGACTTGGTGTCAGCAGCAGGTGCGTGACATGACGAGTGAATCCAGTGGGCCATCTCCATGGAAACTAGAATTTTACCGATACTTCAACGAATTACGGCCCCGAATTTGTTACTCTGACCAGTACGGCCTTGACAGCAATGCTCTCTATAACTCATATTTTTACTCCATCATCAACGATTTCTTAATCCTGCAATGCAATGTTGATACTCACGATCAAGATGCTCTGTCGCCCAACATCTATCCATTTATGGTCAGAGCAGAGTATGCATTAAATCAAGCTCCACGCTATTCAGATGATCATTTAGCGGCTTTGGCAGTCAGCAAGATGGATATGTTCAGTGTGACCTGTATGGTAGGTGTGTTCACTTTTGGGGGAAGGCCGATGGCAAATATTGTCGGTCGGTGCGTCCATAACTTCTATGACCGAAATGTAAGTATTTCTCCTGTGCAGATCCCAGATGCGGTAAGACGCCAGTTCATGAAGATTATGGTTCCTTTTGATTTTGACATAAAGGAATTGCACAAATTACTCGATTGCTGGCAGCAAGAGAAGTAG